From a region of the Terriglobia bacterium genome:
- the groL gene encoding chaperonin GroEL (60 kDa chaperone family; promotes refolding of misfolded polypeptides especially under stressful conditions; forms two stacked rings of heptamers to form a barrel-shaped 14mer; ends can be capped by GroES; misfolded proteins enter the barrel where they are refolded when GroES binds) — translation MAKQIIQGEESRQAILRGVNILADAVKVTLGPKGRNVVIEKKFGSPTITKDGVTVAKEIELKDPLENMGAQMVREVASKTSDVAGDGTTTATVLAQAIYREGVKTVAAGANPMALKRGIEKAIAVVNGKLDKEGNRGKGALDEFSKPVTGEMIAQVGTISANNDETIGRIIAEAMKKVGKDGVITVEESKTMETQLEVVEGMQFDRGYLSPYFVTDPERMEAVIEDAYILIYEKKISSMKDLLPLLEQIAKSGKPLLIVAEDVEGEALATLVVNKLRGTLATVAVKAPGFGDRRKAMLQDIAIITGGKAITEDLGIKIENIQLQDLGRAKKITIDKDNTTIVEGKGKSSDIEGRVKEIRGQIDKTTSDYDREKLQERLAKLVGGVAVIKVGAATETEMKEKKARVEDAMHATRAAVEEGIVPGGGVALARCIPAVDKLAKSLDAEEKIGADIVKRALEEPLRQIVGNAGEEGAIVVGKVRENNNPNFGYNAQTGGFEDLVKAGVIDPTKVTRTALQNASSIAALMLTTEALVSEIPEKREAPMPGGHGHGMEGMY, via the coding sequence ATGGCGAAGCAAATCATTCAAGGGGAGGAGAGCCGGCAGGCGATCCTCCGCGGCGTAAACATACTGGCGGACGCCGTCAAGGTCACGCTGGGCCCCAAGGGGCGCAACGTGGTCATCGAAAAGAAGTTCGGCTCCCCGACCATCACCAAGGACGGGGTCACCGTGGCCAAGGAGATCGAACTGAAAGATCCATTGGAGAACATGGGGGCGCAGATGGTACGCGAGGTCGCGTCCAAGACCTCCGACGTGGCCGGCGACGGCACCACCACCGCCACCGTGCTGGCGCAGGCCATCTACCGCGAAGGCGTGAAGACGGTCGCGGCCGGGGCCAATCCCATGGCGCTGAAGCGCGGCATCGAGAAGGCCATCGCCGTGGTCAACGGCAAGCTGGATAAGGAAGGCAACCGCGGCAAGGGCGCGCTCGACGAGTTCTCCAAGCCGGTCACCGGCGAGATGATCGCCCAGGTGGGCACCATCTCGGCCAACAACGACGAGACCATCGGCCGCATCATCGCAGAAGCCATGAAGAAGGTGGGCAAGGACGGGGTCATCACCGTGGAAGAGTCCAAGACCATGGAGACCCAGTTGGAAGTGGTCGAGGGCATGCAGTTCGACCGCGGCTACCTGTCGCCCTACTTCGTCACCGATCCGGAGCGCATGGAAGCGGTCATCGAGGACGCCTACATCCTGATCTACGAAAAGAAGATCAGCTCGATGAAGGACCTGCTGCCGCTGCTGGAGCAGATCGCCAAGTCGGGCAAGCCGCTGCTGATCGTGGCGGAAGACGTGGAGGGCGAGGCGCTGGCCACCCTGGTGGTCAACAAGCTGCGTGGCACGCTGGCGACCGTGGCCGTCAAGGCGCCGGGCTTCGGCGACCGCCGCAAGGCCATGCTCCAGGACATCGCCATCATCACCGGTGGCAAGGCCATCACCGAGGACCTGGGCATCAAGATCGAGAACATCCAGCTCCAGGACCTGGGCCGGGCCAAGAAGATCACCATCGACAAGGACAACACCACCATCGTCGAAGGCAAGGGCAAATCCAGTGACATCGAGGGCCGGGTGAAGGAGATCCGCGGCCAGATCGACAAGACCACCAGCGACTACGACCGTGAGAAGCTCCAGGAGCGCCTGGCGAAACTCGTGGGCGGCGTGGCGGTGATCAAGGTCGGCGCGGCCACCGAGACCGAGATGAAGGAGAAGAAGGCGCGCGTCGAGGATGCGATGCATGCTACCCGCGCGGCGGTCGAAGAAGGCATCGTGCCTGGCGGCGGAGTCGCCCTGGCGCGCTGCATCCCGGCGGTGGACAAGCTGGCGAAGTCGCTGGACGCTGAGGAGAAGATCGGCGCCGACATCGTCAAGCGCGCGCTGGAAGAGCCCCTGCGCCAGATCGTCGGCAACGCCGGCGAAGAAGGCGCCATCGTGGTGGGCAAGGTGCGCGAGAACAACAACCCGAACTTCGGCTACAACGCGCAGACTGGCGGGTTCGAGGACCTGGTCAAGGCCGGCGTCATCGACCCCACCAAGGTCACCCGCACCGCTCTGCAGAACGCCAGCTCGATCGCAGCCCTGATGCTGACGACCGAAGCCCTGGTCTCGGAGATCCCGGAAAAGAGGGAAGCTCCGATGCCCGGCGGCCACGGCCACGGCATGGAAGGGATGTACTGA
- a CDS encoding co-chaperone GroES, whose protein sequence is MATKLTPLHDRILLRRIEEGETVRGGIIIPDTAKEKPQEGEVISVGKGKINEEGKVRPLDVKAGDRILFGKYAGTEIKIDNEEFLIIREEEVLGILSGASKPAEKVGAKR, encoded by the coding sequence ATGGCTACGAAGTTGACTCCCCTGCACGACCGCATCCTGTTACGGCGCATCGAGGAGGGCGAAACGGTCCGCGGCGGCATCATCATCCCCGACACGGCCAAAGAGAAGCCGCAGGAGGGCGAGGTGATCTCCGTGGGCAAAGGCAAGATCAACGAGGAAGGCAAGGTCCGCCCGCTCGATGTGAAAGCAGGCGACCGCATCCTGTTCGGCAAGTACGCCGGCACCGAGATCAAGATCGACAACGAGGAGTTCCTGATCATCCGCGAAGAAGAAGTGCTCGGCATCCTGTCCGGCGCGAGCAAGCCGGCGGAAAAGGTCGGGGCAAAGCGTTAG